Part of the Actinomyces howellii genome, CCCCGAACGCAACGACGCCCTGGCCCAGCCGCTCGTGGACGCCGGGATCCCTGAGGCGCGTGTCCACCGCGTCCCCGGGCCGGATGAGGTCGCCGACGTCGAGGCCGCGGCGCAGGCGCTGCGTGCCGAGCTCGAGCGCAGCGGCCCGGCCGACGGGCGCTTCGACGTCATCCACCTCGGCCTGGGGCCCGACGCCCACGTGTGCTCCTTGTTCCCGGGCCACGCCGCGGCGCTGGCCGCGGGCACGACCGTCGCCGTGCGCAGCTCTCCCAAGCCGCCCCCCGAGCGGGTCTCGCTCACCTTCGAGGTGATCCAGCGGGGCCGGGAGGTCATGGTCGTGGCAGCGGGCGCGGGCAAGGCGCAGGCGGCGGCCCTCGGCCTGGGCCGTCCCGAGGTCCTCACCGCCCCGGCGTCCTGCGGGCGCGGGGAGCGCACGACCTGGTACCTCGACGCCCCGGCCGCCCACGACCTGTCCACGGTCCCGGGCTGAGGGACCTCCCGG contains:
- the pgl gene encoding 6-phosphogluconolactonase encodes the protein MTRPVSPEPPAREAIEAGAAALPAPELRVHTDLAEAAEHAGRDTAAALVAAVAQRGAGHLVLTGGSGGQALAEVLPAALERAGLRPGSGLEAIHLWFGDERFVERGHPERNDALAQPLVDAGIPEARVHRVPGPDEVADVEAAAQALRAELERSGPADGRFDVIHLGLGPDAHVCSLFPGHAAALAAGTTVAVRSSPKPPPERVSLTFEVIQRGREVMVVAAGAGKAQAAALGLGRPEVLTAPASCGRGERTTWYLDAPAAHDLSTVPG